Proteins encoded in a region of the Anopheles ziemanni chromosome 2, idAnoZiCoDA_A2_x.2, whole genome shotgun sequence genome:
- the LOC131288586 gene encoding reticulocalbin-2, producing the protein MAMWISAVYILLIAACVQSAATHKHSHTVNRERTEDGAYAPRDAHHMEGDEHFSEFDHEAILGSVKEAEEFDNLSPEESKKRLAVLVTKMDQNSDGFVDRHELKAWILRSFKSLAEEEASERFDDVDLNNDESVTWEEYLQETYGMDSDDEEGVRVFEEPRNEEERKLIQDDKEMFDAADSNKNGMLDATEFVQFVSPEEFPQMLPIILKQTLRDKDTNNDGRIDFQEFVGDNAMDHDKEWLVVEMDKFKEDFDRDGDGYLNGNEILSWVVPSNDEVASDEVDHLFAASDDDHDDRLSHQEIIEKYDIFVGSEATDYGDHLQNIHHFDDEL; encoded by the exons ATGGCAATGTGGATTTCGGCGGTCTACATTCTTCTGATTGCCGCCTGTGTGCAGAGTGCAGCGACACACAAGCATTCGCATACGGTCAACAGGGAACGTACGGAAGATGGCGCATATGCACCCCGGGATGCCCATCATATGGAAGGCGACGAACACTTTTCCGAGTTTGACCACGAAGCAATCCTGGGCAGTGTGAAGGAGGCAGAAGAATTTGACAACCTTTCACCGGAAGAGTCGAAGAAGCGCCTGGCTGTGCTGGTTACGAAGATGGACCAAAACTCAGACGGTTTCGTCGACCGCCACGAGCTGAAGGCGTGGATTCTACGTTCATTCAAGAGCCTGGCGGAAGAGGAAGCTTCCGAGCGATTCGACGATGTCGATTTGAACAACGACGAATCGGTAACGTGGGAAGAGTACCTGCAGGAAACGTATGGCATGGACAGCGATGACGAGGAAGGTGTGCGTGTATTCGAGGAGCCACGAAACGAGGAGGAACGCAAGCTAATTCAAGATGATAAGGAGATGTTCGATGCGGCGGACAGCAACAAAAACGGCATGCTTGATGCGACCGAATTCGTTCAGTTCGTTTCGCCGGAGGAGTTCCCCCAGATGCTACCAATCATTTTGAAGCAAACGCTTCGTGACAAGGACACGAACAACGATGGCCGTATCGATTTCCAAGAGTTTGTGGGGGACAATGCGATGGACCACGATAAGGAGTGGCTGGTGGTCGAGATGGATAAGTTCAAGGAGGACTTTGACAGGGATGGCGATGGCTATTTGAATGGAAACGAAATCCTTTCCTGGGTTGTACCGAGCAATGA CGAGGTAGCTAGCGATGAAGTTGACCATCTCTTCGCCGCCAGCGACGACGACCATGATGATCGGTTGTCCCATCAAGAGATtatcgaaaaatacgatatcTTCGTGGGAAGCGAAGCCACCGATTACGGTGACCATTTGCAGAACATCCACCACTTTGACGACGAGCTGTAA
- the LOC131282532 gene encoding arf-GAP domain and FG repeat-containing protein 1, which produces MALVRKKLDDKILKTLRELVAVGGNKECFDCGQKGPTYINMTIGSFVCTSCSGILRGLTPPHRVKSISMATFTQEEIEFLKQNGNDNCSRTWLGLWDPKRAIKQEHRDFMIDKYEKQRYYLEPASPLKSLPTNASSSLTSLSVGGGSSNKNANESLVPLKTPTLTPPPAKLRLNRNNSGSCNGLNTVNSSSSIVAPAAAGGATAGVQFQQQFSPDDSGFFGSTSADPPKILPPTPQKGQSALQRKNGIKIKGGAAAAKGQLPPTFERNQKNGLLNNSSTGGGGFAGSSGDINANKFTPDGDFVADFGSANIVNNVSNGGSHYGSTSSLKNGSSSENGSYGQHNGLNGKASAREMENFADFDHNPIFNSAENMKSYFSSNSFDSSTTNSVSSTASVQSLTGSDPFANFYSHTLAGNCSNAGSNAGTPTASSSGTGPSAKYGTAGYTCMSPEDNLHTGKPQSRSYGFGNTFTTETRFSPNANSIQSGPTGAPFQYHLPSGGPKGPGSLQENHPLGNGNSLGCTVNANHFNNNSGNEDTSPNETVQWNFWQQFGNSCWPAEDQFQQQQQPFRNNHALQMTSPQHAAAVAQTTNYRSDQYRWSLPMPLGATGSNGNLNGTNNGNTSMHSTPSVDRYAALKDLDEQFREIKLEQQAEANNNTVTSNGITNGHGTADPHASQVSTANPFKTANPFQQLQQQQQQQQQQTMAWPVNGMNGGTPRDQALPNGAGFYATSPYQGGFVHGSSPQLYNGTPVANGNVGGAVGSYLPTGYHQPNGNGYAMAVGGPNGGLHAGQFNATLNGVVPGVNSNPVHHFGNFGNPFMATGTTAGSSNNPFL; this is translated from the exons ATGGCCCTGGTGCGGAAGAAACTTGATGACAAAATACTGAAAACGCTACGGGAGCTGGTGGCCGTTGGCGGCAACAAAGAATGCTTCGATTGTGGCCAGAAAGGGCCAACCTACATCAACATGACCATCGGGTCCTTCGTCTGCACCAGCTGCTCCGGCATACT aCGAGGTCTCACACCACCGCATCGAGTGAAATCGATCTCGATGGCCACATTCACACAGGAGGAAATAGAGTTTCTCAAACAGAATGGCAACGACAACTGCAGCCGGACGTGGTTGGGCCTGTGGGATCCCAAGCGTGCAATCAAGCAGGAACATCGTGACTTCATGATAGACAAATACGAAAAGCAAAG ATACTACCTGGAACCTGCTAGTCCGCTGAAGTCGCTGCCCACGAACGCGTCGAGCTCGCTGACGTCACTGTCGGTAGGAGGAGGGAGTAGCAACAAGAATGCCAATGAAAGTTTAGTTCCTCTCAAAACGCCAACGCTAACGCCCCCACCGGCCAAGCTGCGCTTGAATCGTAACAACTCCGGCTCGTGCAACGGGCTGAATACGGTGAACTCATCCTCTTCGATCGTTGCCCCGGCGGCGGCAGGCGGTGCGACAGCGGGCGTCCAGTTCCAGCAGCAATTCTCACCGGACGACAGTGGATTTTTCGGCTCGACGTCGGCGGATCCACCCAAAATCCTGCCACCGACACCGCAGAAGGGTCAGTCGGCGCTTCAGCGAAAGAACGGCATCAAGATCAAGGGAGGAGCCGCCGCAGCGAAGGGTCAACTGCCGCCAACGTTCGAGCGCAATCAGAAGAACGGATTGCttaacaacagcagcaccggCGGTGGGGGTTTTGCGGGAAGCAGCGGCGATATCAACGCCAACAAGTTTACACCGGACGGGGACTTTGTGGCCGACTTTGGTAGCGCAAACATCGTCAACAACGTCAGCAACGGGGGCAGCCACTACGGCAGCACGAGCAGTTTGAAGAACGGAAGCAGTAGCGAGAACGGGAGCTACGGGCAGCACAATGGACTCAACGGCAAAGCGTCCGCCAGGGAGATGGAAAACTTTGCCGATTTCGACCACAATCCTATCTTCAATTCGGCAG AAAACATGAAATCATACTTCAGCTCGAACAGTTTCGAtagcagcaccaccaacagCGTCAGCAGCACGGCCAGCGTGCAAAGCCTGACCGGATCCGATCCGTTTGCAAACTTTTACTCGCACACACTGGCGGGCAACTGCAGCAACGCGGGGTCCAATGCTGGCACACCGACGGCGTCCTCATCCGGAACCGGTCCGTCGGCGAAGTACGGTACTGCCGGCTACACTTGTATGTCACCGGAAGACAATTTGCACACGGGCAAGCCGCAAAGTCGCAGCTATGGGTTCGGAAATACTTTCACCACTGAAACCCGTTTTTCGCCGAATGCAAACTCCATCCAGAGTGGCCCCACTGGGGCTCCCTTTCAGTATCATTTACCTTCGGGGGGACCCAAAGGCCCGGGCTCGCTACAGGAGAACCATCCGCTGGGTAACGGAAATTCCTTGGGATGCACAGTGAATGCAAATCATTTCAACAATAACTCCGGTAACGAGGATACATCACCGAACGAGACGGTACAGTGGAACTTTTGGCAACAGTTTGGCAATAGCTGCTGGCCAGCCGAGGATCAGTTTCAA cagcagcagcaaccgttTCGTAACAATCATGCTCTGCAGATGACGAGTCCGCAACATGCTGCTGCGGTTGCCCAAACAACAAACTATCGCTCAGATCAGTATCGATGGA GTCTTCCGATGCCGCTTGGAGCGACCGGTTCAAATGGTAACCTGAACGGCACCAACAATGGCAATACGTCCATGCACTCAACACCATCCGTCGATCGATACGCCGCACTGAAGGATCTGGATGAACAGTTCCGGGAGATAAAATTAGAACAGCAGGCCGAAGCAAACAACAATACGGTGACGTCCAACGGCATAACGAATGGTCATGGTACAGCCGATCCTCACGCGTCCCAAG TGTCCACGGCAAACCCGTTCAAAACGGCAAATCCGTTCCAGCagctgcaacagcagcaacagcaacagcagcagcaaacgatGGCATGGCCAGTTAATGGTATGAACGGAGGGACACCGCGAGATCAGGCGCTGCCAAATGGAGCTGGTTTCTACGCGACGTCACCGTACCAAGGAGGATTTGTGCACGGTTCCAGTCCGCAGCTGTACAATGGTACCCCAGTGGCCAATGGGAATGTTGGCGGAGCCGTCGGTAGCTATCTACCCACCGGGTACCATCAACCGAACGGTAATGGATACGCGATGGCAGTAGGTGGCCCGAACGGTGGCTTGCATGCTGGGCAATTTAATGCTACGCTAAACGGAGTAGTACCCGGCGTTAACTCCAACCCGGTGCATCATTTTGGAAACTTTGGAAACCCGTTTATG GCCACCGGTACGACAGCAGGAAGCTCGAATAATCCTTTCTTATGA